A stretch of the Papaver somniferum cultivar HN1 chromosome 6, ASM357369v1, whole genome shotgun sequence genome encodes the following:
- the LOC113289985 gene encoding protein ETHYLENE INSENSITIVE 3-like: MMMFEDMTFGGNLDSKVVVLPERDMSPENEPDATVKDDYSDEEVDVDELEKRMWRDRMLLKKLKEQNKGKEDRVVDTAKQRQSQEHARRKKMSRAQDGILKYMLKMMEVCKAQGFVYGIIPEKGKPVSGASDNLRAWWKEKVRFDRNAPVAIAKYQADHAIPGRNDDSNMVINTPHTLHELQDTTLGSLLSALMQHCDPPQRRFPLEKGIAPPWWPTSMEDWWAQSGLPMDQGPPPYKKPHDLKKAWKVSVLTAVIKHLSPDISKIRKLVRQSKCLQDKMTAKESATWLAVVNQEEASYRKLYPGSFPLMPSVGGSSSFSISDNNDYDVEVAEDELNIDEQKCKPEDVNPFSVGTRETKERLVIQPSPAIKEELIGLNVSGKRKPSEDPEMMMKQMVFTCEYPQCPYNNYRLGFLDMTSRNNHQSSCQHRSILPGISTASNSDREKSPPSVFSMSFGQPKPLCLQQSATLPSSYNHSRIELPEDGQKMITELMSFYDSYKLNYNNSSSDDANLGMVIGGQNVYQPKIEENGNYCGQGGLVAGNIFEDTSTSFNQTMISLEECQTDHSKVFDQPFEASQTDITADFGDASPFNFSFVDYNEILPRGTVEALSKQDAPIWYA, translated from the coding sequence ATGATGATGTTTGAAGACATGACATTTGGTGGTAATCTTGATTCTAAGGTTGTGGTGCTTCCGGAGAGAGACATGTCACCTGAAAATGAACCTGATGCGACTGTGAAAGACGACTAttctgatgaagaagttgatgtggACGAGCTTGAGAAAAGGATGTGGAGGGACCGTATGCTCTTGAAGAAACTGAAAGAACAGAACAAGGGGAAGGAAGATCGGGTGGTTGACACTGCAAAGCAACGCCAGTCCCAGGAGCATGCTCGAAGGAAAAAGATGTCGCGTGCTCAGGATGGGATCCTGAAATATATGTTGAAGATGATGGAAGTTTGTAAGGCTCAGGGGTTTGTTTATGGGATTATACCTGAAAAGGGGAAGCCTGTAAGTGGTGCATCCGACAACCTTCGTGCATGGTGGAAGGAGAAAGTTAGGTTCGATAGAAATGCGCCTGTTGCAATTGCTAAGTATCAGGCTGATCATGCCATCCCGGGGAGGAATGATGACTCTAACATGGTTATTAACACTCCACACACCTTGCATGAGCTTCAAGACACCACTCTTGGTTCACTTCTATCAGCTTTGATGCAACACTGTGATCCACCACAGAGGAGATTCCCATTGGAGAAGGGCATTGCACCACCATGGTGGCCCACATCTATGGAAGATTGGTGGGCTCAGTCTGGCTTGCCGATGGATCAAGGTCCTCCTCCATACAAGAAGCCTCATGACCTGAAGAAAGCATGGAAGGTCAGCGTCCTCACTGCTGTCATCAAACATTTGTCACCTGATATTTCCAAGATTCGCAAGTTGGTAAGGCAGTCCAAATGTTTACAAGACAAAATGACTGCAAAAGAAAGCGCAACTTGGTTAGCTGTTGTTAACCAGGAAGAAGCCTCATACCGGAAGCTTTATCCAGGCAGTTTTCCGCTAATGCCCTCAGTTGGCGGATCTTCGTCATTCTCCATCAGTGACAACAATGACTATGATGTTGAAGTGGCCGAAGATGAACTTAACATTGACGAGCAAAAGTGCAAGCCTGAGGATGTAAATCCGTTCAGTGTGGGAACTAGGGAGACAAAGGAAAGGCTAGTGATCCAGCCCTCACCAGCAATAAAGGAGGAGCTTATCGGTTTGAATGTCAGTGGAAAAAGAAAGCCATCTGAAGATCCAGAGATGATGATGAAACAAATGGTATTTACCTGCGAGTACCCTCAGTGCCCATACAACAATTATCGACTCGGATTTCTGGACATGACCTCAAGGAACAACCACCAATCAAGTTGCCAACATCGAAGTATTTTGCCGGGGATCTCAACTGCCTCTAACAGTGATAGAGAAAAATCACCACCAAGTGTATTCTCAATGTCCTTTGGGCAACCCAAGCCTTTGTGCTTACAGCAGAGTGCAACCTTACCATCATCCTATAATCATTCTAGAATTGAACTTCCAGAAGATGGGCAGAAGATGATTACCGAGCTTATGTCGTTCTATGATTCGTATAAACTAAATTACAACAACAGTAGTTCTGATGATGCTAATCTTGGTATGGTTATTGGTGGGCAAAATGTTTATCAGCCGAAAATTGAAGAGAATGGAAATTACTGTGGGCAAGGGGGTTTAGTAGCAGGTAACATCTTCGAGGACACCAGTACATCATTTAACCAAACCATGATCTCGTTGGAGGAATGTCAGACTGATCATTCTAAGGTATTTGATCAACCATTTGAGGCCAGTCAGACTGATATTACTGCAGACTTCGGAGATGCGTCTCCTTTCAATTTCTCTTTTGTTGATTATAATGAGATCTTACCTAGAGGAACTGTGGAAGCTCTGTCCAAACAGGACGCTCCAATTTGGTATGCGTGA